In the Mastacembelus armatus chromosome 17, fMasArm1.2, whole genome shotgun sequence genome, one interval contains:
- the LOC113134385 gene encoding tripartite motif-containing protein 16-like — MAQKGAQLDQESISCSICLDPLKDPVTVPCGHSYCMTCIKTHWDEEDEKNIYSCPQCRQIFTSRPVLVKNIMLAALVEHLKKTGLQAAPADHCYDGPEDVACDVCTGRKLKALKSCLVCLVSYCEKHLQPHYDVAQLKRHKLVEPCKKLQDNICSRHDEVMKMFCRTDQQSICYLCSVDEHKGHDTVSAAAERTERQRELEGSRQKIQQRIQDREKDVKVLQQQLETINGSADKVVKDSEKIFTELIRLLEKRRSDVKQQIRSQQETEVSRVKELQEKLEQEITVLKRKDADLKQLSHTQDHTQFLQNYPSVSALSEPTDSSSINIRPLRYFEDVTAAVSELRDKLQDILREKWTNISLALTEVDVLLPQPEPKTRAGFLQYSQEITLDPNTANTYLLLSERNRKATLMRQQQFYFSYTDRFTGWYQVLSRESLTGRCYWEVEWSGTGVAVAVTYKNISRAGRLNGFIFGFNDKSWALNCGQNSYEFRYNNIRTPVSGPQSSRVGVYLDHRAGILSFYSVSKTMTLLHRVQTTFTQPLYAGLWLTSSCKAGSSAEICKVK, encoded by the coding sequence ATGGCGCAGAAAGGAGCTCAGCTGGACCAGGAATCAATTTCTTGTTCGATCTGTCTGGATCCACTGAAGGATCCGGTGACTGttccctgtggacacagctaCTGCATGACCTGTATTAAAACTCActgggatgaagaggatgagaagaatatctacagctgccctcagtgtAGGCAGATCTTCACATCGAGGCCTGTCCTGGTGAAAAACATCATGTTAGCAGCTTTAGTGGAGCATCTGAAGAAGACTGGACtccaagctgctcctgctgatcaCTGCTATGATGGACCTGaagatgtggcctgtgatgtctgcactggcagaaaactgaaagccctcaagtcctgtctggtgtgtctggtgtcttactgtgagaaacacctccagcctcattaTGATGTAGCTCAGTTAAAGAGACACAAGCTGGTGGAGCCCTGCAAGAAGCTCCAGGACAACATCTGCTCTCGTCATGatgaggtgatgaagatgttctgccgcactgatcagcagagtatctgttatctctgctctgtggacgaacataaaggccacgacacagtctcagctgcagcagaaaggactgagaggcagagagagctcgAGGGGAGTcgacagaaaatccagcagagaatccaggacagagagaaagatgtgaaggtgcttcagcagcagctggagaccaTCAATGGCTCTGCTGATAAAGTAGTGAAGGACAGTGAGAAgatcttcactgagctgatccgtctcctggagaaaagacgctctgatgtgaagcagcagatcagatcccagcaggaaactgaagtgagtcgagtcaaagagcttcaggagaagctggagcaggagatcactgtgctgaagaggaaagacgctgatctgaagcagctctcacacacacaggatcacacccagtttctacagaactacccctcagtgtcagctctcagtgaacccacagactcatccagcatcaatatccgtcctctgagatactttgaggacgtgacagcagctgtgtcagagctcagagataaactacaggacattctgagggagaaatggacaaacatctcactggctctgactgaagtggatgttttactgccacaaccagagcccaagaccagagctggattcttacaatattcacaggaaatcacactggatccaaacacagcaaacacatatCTGTTATTatctgagagaaacagaaaagcaacattaATGCGTCaacaacagttttatttcagttaCACAGACAGATTCACTGGATGGTATCAGGTCCTGAGTAGAGAGAGTCTGACTGGAcgttgttactgggaggtggagtggagcgGGACAGGAGTTGCTGtagcagtcacatacaagaaTATCAGCAGAGCAGGGAGGTTGAATGGATTTATATTTGGATTCAATGACAAATCTTGGGCGTTAAATTGTGGACAAAACAGTTATGAATTTAGGTACAACAACATCAGAACTCCAGTGTCAGGTCCTCAGTCCTCCAGAGTAGGAGTGTACCTGGATCACAGAGCAGGtattctgtccttctacagtgTCTCTAAAACcatgactctcctccacagagtccagaccacattcactcagcctctctATGCTGGACTCTGGCTTACCAGTTCATGTAAAGCTGGAAGCAGTGCTGAGATTTGTAAAGTCAAATAG